In one window of Flavobacterium ginsengisoli DNA:
- a CDS encoding RBBP9/YdeN family alpha/beta hydrolase encodes METQLLIIPGLGDSGEKHWQTFWHKKFGNSIRVVQDNWDEPIREEWLERLNENISKLNKPTILVAHSLAVSLVLHWAEKYNNSNIIGAFLVAPADVDSPQHTPECTRNFSPIPLYKLPFPSVVVASENDPYASFERKKLFAEKWGSDFVNIGQQGHINSDSDLKYWEEGQEILQKLIKKTNL; translated from the coding sequence ATGGAGACACAACTATTAATCATACCAGGACTTGGAGATTCTGGAGAAAAACACTGGCAAACTTTTTGGCATAAAAAATTCGGAAATTCCATTCGCGTTGTACAAGACAACTGGGACGAACCTATTCGCGAAGAATGGCTTGAAAGATTAAATGAGAATATTTCAAAACTTAACAAACCAACTATTTTAGTAGCGCATAGTTTGGCAGTTTCGTTGGTTCTGCATTGGGCAGAAAAATATAATAATTCAAATATAATTGGCGCTTTTCTGGTTGCACCTGCTGATGTAGATTCACCTCAACACACACCAGAATGCACGAGAAACTTCTCGCCTATTCCGCTTTATAAATTACCTTTTCCGTCTGTAGTCGTTGCGAGCGAAAATGATCCCTATGCTTCTTTTGAAAGAAAAAAACTCTTCGCTGAAAAATGGGGAAGTGATTTTGTAAACATCGGACAGCAAGGACATATCAATTCTGATTCTGATTTAAAATATTGGGAGGAAGGACAGGAGATACTACAGAAGTTAATTAAAAAGACAAACCTTTAA
- the nusB gene encoding transcription antitermination factor NusB: MQSIYAMHQSGSDNMEKEEKFLFYSIDNIQDLYLIMLSSLIEICKKEAVYLHLSSKKHLATAAERNPNEKFIKNKIFQLLAESNSLSIALENRKINNWSLNDDYIILLLNDVKASDIYKKYMSNNVNTFEEDRQFIIDLFENVIVPNEKLYEYLEDDKLTWVDDIPVVNTHIVKQLKAIKTEDPDDFRVPKLYKDVEDKDFAKDLFRRTILNETAFAKEYEDKTPNWDSDRIAEIDTIILKMAICEFVKFPSIPVKVTLNEYLEIAKEYSTPKSSIFINGILDNLVKELTANKKMVKVGRGLM; this comes from the coding sequence ATGCAATCCATTTATGCAATGCATCAAAGCGGTTCTGATAACATGGAAAAAGAGGAGAAATTCCTTTTTTATAGCATTGATAATATTCAGGACTTATACCTTATAATGCTTTCTTCATTGATAGAAATTTGTAAAAAAGAAGCTGTCTATTTACATCTTTCTAGTAAAAAACACCTTGCTACTGCAGCAGAACGTAATCCAAATGAAAAATTTATTAAAAACAAAATTTTTCAACTTCTTGCCGAAAGCAATTCTCTTAGTATCGCTTTAGAAAATCGTAAAATCAATAACTGGTCTTTAAACGACGATTATATCATTTTGCTTTTAAATGATGTTAAAGCAAGCGATATTTACAAAAAATACATGAGTAATAACGTAAATACGTTTGAAGAAGACAGACAATTTATTATTGATTTGTTTGAAAATGTTATTGTTCCTAATGAAAAATTATACGAGTATTTAGAGGATGATAAATTAACGTGGGTTGATGATATTCCGGTTGTAAATACTCATATTGTAAAACAATTGAAAGCAATCAAAACGGAAGATCCGGATGATTTTAGAGTGCCAAAATTGTATAAAGATGTTGAAGACAAGGATTTTGCAAAAGATTTATTTAGAAGAACAATTCTAAACGAAACGGCTTTTGCAAAAGAATACGAAGATAAAACGCCAAATTGGGATAGTGATCGTATTGCAGAAATTGATACTATTATCTTAAAAATGGCAATTTGCGAGTTTGTTAAATTCCCTTCAATTCCAGTAAAAGTAACTCTTAACGAATATTTAGAAATTGCAAAAGAGTATTCTACACCAAAAAGTAGTATTTTTATCAACGGAATTTTAGATAATCTTGTTAAGGAACTTACTGCCAATAAAAAAATGGTAAAAGTTGGAAGAGGATTAATGTAA
- the pepT gene encoding peptidase T: MQHIIDRFISYITIDTESDPNSQTTPSTQKQWNLANKLVDELKAIGLEDVTIDDKAYIMATLPSNVDHEVPTIGFVSHFDTSPDFSGANVKPQIVENYDGKDIILNAEKNIILSPDYFKDLLLYKGQTIITTDGTTLLGADDKAGITEIVSAMEYLIQHPEIKHGKIRIGFTPDEEIGRGAHHFDVEKFGAQWAYTMDGSQIGELEYENFNAAGAKIIFKGKSVHPGYAKGKMINSMLLANDFINELPKGETPQETRGYEGFFHVHHIKGNIEETVLELIIRDHNRKKFEKRKELIHKLAKQFNKKFAKKFGEDIVIAEVKDQYYNMKEKVLPVKYIVDIAEKAMRELNIKPIIKPIRGGTDGSQLSFMGLPCPNIFAGGHNFHGKYEYVPAESIQKATDVIVKIAELTAIPGIFDTPEKSKRKR; this comes from the coding sequence ATGCAACATATCATAGATCGCTTTATCAGTTATATAACAATTGATACCGAATCGGATCCAAATTCACAAACAACGCCAAGTACGCAGAAACAATGGAATCTTGCCAATAAATTAGTTGACGAACTAAAAGCAATTGGCCTAGAAGATGTAACTATAGATGACAAAGCTTATATCATGGCAACGCTTCCTAGCAATGTTGATCATGAAGTGCCAACAATTGGTTTTGTTTCTCATTTTGATACTTCTCCAGATTTTAGCGGAGCAAATGTAAAACCGCAAATCGTTGAAAACTACGATGGGAAAGATATTATTTTGAATGCTGAAAAAAACATCATTTTATCTCCAGACTACTTTAAAGATTTATTATTATATAAAGGTCAAACCATCATTACAACTGACGGAACGACTTTATTAGGAGCTGATGACAAAGCTGGAATTACAGAAATCGTTTCAGCAATGGAATATCTGATTCAGCATCCTGAAATCAAACACGGAAAAATCAGAATCGGCTTTACTCCAGATGAAGAAATCGGACGTGGCGCACATCATTTTGATGTTGAAAAATTCGGAGCACAATGGGCTTATACTATGGACGGAAGCCAAATTGGTGAATTAGAATATGAAAATTTTAATGCCGCTGGAGCTAAAATCATTTTTAAAGGAAAAAGCGTTCACCCAGGTTATGCTAAAGGAAAAATGATCAATTCTATGCTTTTGGCAAATGATTTTATCAATGAACTTCCGAAAGGCGAAACTCCACAGGAAACTAGAGGTTATGAAGGCTTCTTTCACGTTCACCACATAAAAGGGAATATCGAAGAAACCGTTTTAGAATTAATTATTCGCGATCATAACAGAAAGAAATTCGAAAAAAGAAAAGAATTGATTCATAAATTAGCGAAACAATTCAATAAAAAATTCGCAAAGAAATTTGGCGAAGATATTGTAATTGCCGAAGTAAAAGATCAATATTACAATATGAAAGAAAAAGTTCTTCCTGTAAAATACATTGTAGATATTGCTGAAAAAGCGATGAGAGAATTGAACATCAAACCGATCATTAAACCAATTCGTGGCGGAACTGATGGTTCTCAATTATCATTTATGGGATTACCTTGTCCGAACATTTTTGCAGGCGGACATAATTTCCACGGAAAATACGAATATGTTCCAGCAGAAAGCATTCAGAAAGCTACTGATGTTATTGTGAAAATTGCTGAATTAACAGCAATTCCTGGAATTTTTGATACACCCGAAAAATCTAAAAGAAAAAGATAA
- a CDS encoding alpha/beta hydrolase — protein sequence MKKLILLLSFVFFGISISAQNTEYETKNNIQYYNVATNKSDKYISERCVLDIYYPKNKTGFATIVWFHGGGLTGGNKEIPEALKNKGFAIIGVNYRLSPKAKAEKAIEDAAAAVSWAFNNISNYGGDKSQIFVSGHSAGGYLALMIGLNKKYLQKENIDANQIAGLIPFSGQCITHFEIRRENGIPEKQPTIDEFAPLYHVRADAPPLLLITGDRELEMLGRYEENAYMARMMKLVGHTQTKLYELDGYGHGMTEPGFPLLVNEVNRILKERKK from the coding sequence ATGAAAAAACTAATTCTTCTTTTAAGTTTCGTTTTCTTTGGAATTTCCATTTCCGCACAGAATACAGAATATGAAACGAAAAACAACATTCAATATTATAACGTCGCTACAAATAAATCTGATAAATATATCAGCGAAAGATGTGTTTTAGATATTTATTATCCAAAAAACAAAACTGGTTTTGCAACAATCGTTTGGTTTCATGGTGGCGGATTAACTGGCGGAAATAAAGAAATACCGGAAGCTTTAAAAAATAAAGGTTTTGCTATTATTGGTGTAAACTACAGATTATCGCCAAAAGCAAAAGCTGAAAAAGCTATTGAAGATGCAGCTGCGGCAGTATCTTGGGCTTTTAATAATATTTCAAATTACGGAGGAGATAAATCTCAAATTTTTGTTTCTGGGCATTCTGCTGGTGGATATTTAGCTTTAATGATAGGGCTTAATAAAAAATACCTTCAAAAAGAAAATATTGATGCAAATCAAATTGCTGGATTAATTCCTTTTAGCGGACAATGTATTACGCATTTTGAAATTAGAAGAGAAAACGGAATTCCAGAAAAACAGCCAACAATTGACGAATTTGCTCCTTTATATCACGTTCGCGCCGATGCTCCACCATTATTATTAATTACTGGAGATCGCGAACTTGAAATGTTGGGACGTTATGAAGAAAACGCATACATGGCTAGAATGATGAAGTTGGTTGGTCACACACAAACTAAATTATATGAATTAGACGGTTATGGTCACGGAATGACAGAACCTGGTTTCCCTCTTTTAGTAAATGAAGTAAACCGAATTTTAAAAGAACGCAAAAAATAA
- a CDS encoding OprO/OprP family phosphate-selective porin, with product MNVRYGSKGIELETRDKKFLFQLASRLQFRFSTPNDTDPLTYDDYSQDAKTTFKINRARLKIGGHAFEPWLKYYWEYELSQSNLLDFRIMIEKWDFLSFKVGQWKTEFTRERFISSGEQQMVDRSLINRPFTVDRQLGVEVYGHLKGAGIADFNYWAAALTGTGRGSTANDDNHLMYFGRAQWNFLGRFLDFEGCDLEFHEKPTPIIAFSAITNRSPYTRFSQAGGGSLDGFEDGLPGQYRVNQWNLESAFMYRGFSWQSEWHTKEIIDKYNNNDMTVMKGYYVQAGYFFHNVFDWWPKHLEMAGRHAAYRPDNSIRENRQDESTLAFNWFFKGHKNKLTSEVSYFSFQDKTLPLQEGWRFRIQWDISL from the coding sequence TTTCAACACCAAATGACACAGACCCTTTAACTTATGATGATTATAGTCAAGATGCTAAAACGACTTTTAAAATAAATCGTGCCAGATTAAAAATTGGCGGTCATGCTTTTGAACCTTGGCTTAAATATTACTGGGAGTATGAATTAAGTCAGTCCAATTTATTGGATTTTAGAATTATGATCGAGAAATGGGATTTTCTGAGCTTTAAAGTTGGACAATGGAAAACGGAATTTACGCGAGAACGCTTTATTAGCAGCGGTGAACAGCAAATGGTAGATCGTTCACTAATTAACCGTCCCTTTACTGTAGACCGACAATTAGGAGTTGAAGTTTATGGGCATTTAAAAGGCGCTGGAATTGCAGACTTTAACTATTGGGCCGCAGCTTTGACAGGTACAGGACGAGGAAGCACTGCTAATGACGATAATCATTTAATGTATTTTGGAAGAGCACAATGGAATTTCCTAGGTAGATTCCTTGATTTTGAAGGCTGTGATTTAGAATTTCATGAAAAACCAACTCCAATTATTGCCTTTTCTGCCATTACAAACCGAAGCCCTTACACTCGTTTCTCGCAAGCCGGAGGAGGTTCTTTAGACGGATTTGAAGATGGTTTGCCAGGACAATACAGAGTCAATCAATGGAATTTAGAAAGTGCTTTTATGTATCGAGGTTTTTCTTGGCAGAGCGAATGGCATACCAAAGAAATTATAGACAAATACAATAATAATGATATGACTGTAATGAAAGGCTATTATGTTCAAGCTGGATATTTCTTCCATAATGTTTTTGACTGGTGGCCAAAACATTTAGAAATGGCTGGACGGCATGCCGCCTATAGACCTGATAATTCTATTAGAGAAAATAGACAAGACGAGTCTACATTGGCATTTAATTGGTTTTTCAAAGGACATAAAAACAAACTAACTTCAGAAGTAAGTTATTTTAGTTTTCAAGATAAAACACTTCCTTTACAAGAAGGGTGGCGCTTTAGAATACAATGGGATATTTCATTGTAA
- a CDS encoding SUMF1/EgtB/PvdO family nonheme iron enzyme, translating to MLAPIHRVYVDGYYMDETEVTNEEFEKFVKATGYVTVAEQKPTKEEFPTANEEDLVTGSVVFTPTPSAVNLNNFLQWWRYEPGADWRHPEGPQSTIIGKEKYPVVHVVYEDAEAYAKWAGKRLPTEAEWEFVARGGKTGNLYAWGNDLKPKGKFQANIYQGHFPIKDGDTGEDGFKGIAPTKQYAPNPYGLYDIAGNVWEWVHDWYSVDYYKSLAESGKVTRNPQGPDAYYDPSDPSEIKRVHRGGSFLCTDQYCTRYMVGTRGKGEIRSVCKSRWF from the coding sequence ATGCTTGCACCTATACACAGAGTGTATGTAGATGGTTATTATATGGATGAAACTGAAGTAACCAACGAAGAATTTGAAAAGTTTGTAAAAGCAACTGGTTATGTTACTGTTGCTGAACAGAAACCAACAAAAGAAGAATTTCCAACCGCAAATGAGGAAGATTTAGTTACTGGTTCTGTGGTCTTTACTCCTACTCCTTCTGCAGTAAATCTAAACAATTTCTTACAGTGGTGGCGTTACGAACCAGGTGCTGATTGGAGACACCCTGAAGGCCCGCAAAGTACCATTATAGGAAAAGAAAAATATCCTGTTGTTCACGTTGTTTACGAAGACGCTGAAGCTTATGCAAAATGGGCAGGAAAAAGACTTCCAACAGAAGCAGAATGGGAGTTTGTTGCACGAGGTGGTAAAACTGGAAATCTTTATGCTTGGGGAAATGATTTAAAACCAAAAGGAAAATTTCAAGCAAATATATACCAAGGACACTTTCCAATTAAAGATGGAGATACTGGAGAAGATGGTTTTAAAGGAATTGCTCCAACAAAACAATACGCTCCAAATCCATACGGCTTGTATGATATTGCAGGAAATGTATGGGAATGGGTACATGATTGGTACAGTGTAGATTACTACAAATCATTAGCAGAAAGCGGAAAAGTAACCAGAAATCCTCAAGGACCAGATGCTTATTATGATCCAAGCGATCCATCTGAAATAAAACGTGTGCATCGTGGTGGTTCATTTTTATGCACCGATCAATATTGCACTAGATACATGGTTGGAACAAGAGGAAAAGGCGAAATTAGATCAGTCTGCAAATCACGTTGGTTTTAG
- a CDS encoding ABC transporter ATP-binding protein, which translates to MKELSYLNKYFIKYKYSFSAGILITIIAQIFSLFTPKLISKSLNAIENFDKLSVAEQKSEIVIATFRQDLIHNVLLIIGTTIVAGFLTFLMRQTLIVMSRHIEFDLKNEVFRQYENLSQNFYKQNRTGDLMNRISEDVSKVRMYVGPAVMYTINTAIRFAIVIIYMYNVSPLLTLYTILPLPILSYCIFKLSSEINKRSTTFQQYLSKVSSFTQEIFSGIRVIKAYSLENQHQNNMVDLAEESKRKSLSLARVQSLFGPLMIALIGISNLVVIYFGGVMYINGSIPNIGTIAEFILYVNMLTWPVASLGWVSSMVQEAEASQKRLNEFLKIEPEIKNNNENPSDIEGNITFNNVSFTYQDTNIEALKNVSFTVKKGETLAILGKTGSGKSTILSLISRLYDTTQGEIKIDENEISTLNLNDLRNNIGIVPQDAFLFSDTIKNNIKFGNQNATDEEVIEVAKNAVVHDNIIAFNKQYDTVLGERGITLSGGQKQRVSIARAIIKNPAILLFDDCLSAVDTETEELILNNLFEISKDKTTIIVSHRVSSAKNADKIIILEDGKIIQQGSHNQLINQEGYYASLYLKQLSEKELL; encoded by the coding sequence ATGAAAGAATTAAGCTATTTAAATAAATATTTCATCAAATATAAATATAGTTTTTCAGCAGGTATTTTAATAACCATAATCGCACAAATATTTTCTTTATTTACTCCAAAGCTCATCAGTAAGTCTTTAAATGCTATTGAAAACTTTGACAAACTTTCTGTTGCTGAACAAAAATCGGAAATAGTAATCGCAACTTTTCGTCAGGACCTCATTCATAATGTACTGCTAATCATAGGAACTACGATTGTTGCTGGATTTTTGACGTTTTTAATGCGCCAAACTTTAATTGTTATGTCGCGCCATATTGAGTTTGATTTAAAAAATGAAGTTTTCAGACAATATGAGAATCTTTCTCAGAACTTTTATAAACAAAATAGAACTGGCGACTTAATGAATCGCATTAGCGAAGACGTTTCTAAAGTTCGCATGTATGTTGGGCCAGCTGTAATGTATACTATTAATACAGCTATTCGTTTTGCGATCGTTATAATATATATGTATAATGTATCGCCGTTGCTTACTTTATATACGATATTACCATTGCCAATTCTTTCGTATTGTATTTTTAAGTTAAGTTCTGAAATCAATAAACGAAGCACCACTTTTCAGCAATATCTTTCTAAAGTCTCGAGTTTTACTCAGGAAATTTTTTCGGGTATTCGAGTTATAAAAGCGTATTCTCTAGAGAATCAGCACCAAAATAACATGGTTGATTTGGCTGAAGAAAGTAAACGTAAAAGTTTAAGTCTTGCAAGAGTACAATCTTTATTCGGCCCGTTGATGATTGCCCTTATCGGAATCAGTAACTTGGTTGTAATTTATTTTGGAGGTGTAATGTATATTAATGGCAGCATTCCAAATATCGGAACCATTGCCGAGTTTATATTATATGTAAACATGCTAACTTGGCCAGTTGCTTCTTTGGGCTGGGTTTCTTCGATGGTTCAGGAAGCAGAAGCTTCTCAAAAACGTTTGAACGAATTTTTGAAAATTGAACCAGAAATTAAAAACAACAACGAAAACCCATCTGATATCGAAGGAAATATTACTTTCAATAATGTTTCTTTTACCTATCAAGACACCAATATTGAAGCATTAAAAAATGTTTCATTTACAGTAAAAAAAGGAGAGACTTTAGCCATTTTAGGAAAAACGGGTTCTGGAAAATCAACCATCCTTTCTTTGATTTCAAGACTTTATGACACTACACAAGGTGAGATTAAAATTGATGAAAACGAAATCAGTACTTTAAACTTAAATGATCTTCGAAATAATATAGGAATCGTTCCTCAAGATGCTTTCTTGTTTTCGGATACTATTAAAAACAATATCAAATTCGGAAATCAAAACGCAACGGATGAAGAGGTAATCGAAGTCGCTAAAAATGCTGTTGTTCACGACAATATTATAGCATTTAACAAACAGTACGACACCGTTTTAGGAGAAAGAGGAATCACACTTTCGGGCGGACAAAAACAGCGTGTTTCTATTGCAAGAGCCATTATCAAAAATCCAGCAATCTTACTTTTTGACGATTGTTTATCTGCGGTTGATACTGAAACAGAAGAGTTGATTTTGAATAATTTATTTGAGATTTCTAAAGATAAAACAACCATAATTGTAAGTCATCGAGTATCATCTGCCAAGAATGCAGATAAAATTATTATACTCGAAGACGGTAAGATAATTCAACAAGGCTCTCATAATCAATTAATAAATCAAGAGGGTTATTATGCATCGTTATATTTAAAACAACTTTCGGAAAAAGAATTACTTTAA
- the yajC gene encoding preprotein translocase subunit YajC: MGQLSQFAPFLLMFVVIYFFMIRPQQKRAKNEKEFESDLKVGDKIVTKSGFHGKIAELAETTVVIETMSGKLKLERSAISLELSAALNKKA; the protein is encoded by the coding sequence ATGGGACAATTATCTCAATTTGCGCCATTCCTTTTAATGTTCGTGGTAATCTATTTCTTCATGATTAGACCACAACAAAAAAGAGCTAAAAACGAAAAAGAATTTGAAAGCGACCTAAAAGTAGGCGACAAAATAGTTACAAAAAGTGGTTTCCACGGTAAAATCGCTGAATTAGCAGAAACTACTGTTGTAATCGAAACTATGTCTGGAAAATTAAAATTAGAGCGTTCTGCTATTTCTTTAGAATTGAGCGCTGCTTTGAATAAGAAAGCTTAA
- a CDS encoding PUR family DNA/RNA-binding protein, with product MRENDMLEKEEIFSKVLRAGRRTYFFDVRATKADDYYITITESKKFTEEDGSFHFKKHKIYLYKEDFSAFAEILEEMTSYVLNHKGEEVISERHQKDFKKEYSSEKTESQRSSFTDIDFDDI from the coding sequence ATGAGAGAAAATGACATGTTAGAAAAAGAAGAGATTTTTTCTAAAGTATTACGAGCAGGAAGAAGAACTTATTTCTTTGATGTGAGAGCTACCAAAGCTGATGATTATTACATTACTATTACCGAAAGCAAAAAGTTTACTGAGGAAGATGGTTCTTTTCACTTCAAAAAACACAAAATTTACTTATATAAAGAAGATTTTAGTGCTTTCGCCGAAATATTAGAGGAAATGACTTCTTATGTTTTGAACCACAAAGGCGAAGAAGTAATTTCTGAAAGACATCAAAAAGATTTTAAGAAAGAATACAGTTCTGAAAAAACTGAAAGCCAAAGATCTAGCTTCACAGATATTGATTTTGACGATATTTAA
- a CDS encoding Glu/Leu/Phe/Val family dehydrogenase: MDATFATGKELQKMDPVFGQLSFDDHEQIVFCNDKDTGLKAIIGIHNSVMGPALGGTRMWNYNTEWEALNDVLRLSRGMTFKSAITGLNIGGGKAVIIGDAKTQKTPELMRKFGEFVHSLSGRYITAEDVGMETKDMDTVRDVTPYVTGISEERGGSGNPSPVTAYGVYLGMKAVAKSQFGTDVLDGKKVLVQGIGHVGETLVDYLTKEGAQVTITDINEEKLYQVASKYNAAIYTGEDLYTADVDIYAPCAMGATINDNTVDKIKAKVIAGAANNQLADENVHGARLQERGILYAPDFLINAGGIINVYAELANYGKAEIMTKTENIYNTTLEIIDFVAKNNITTHKAALTIAQNRIDQRRIENASK, translated from the coding sequence ATGGATGCAACTTTCGCAACTGGAAAGGAACTTCAAAAAATGGATCCTGTTTTTGGACAGTTATCTTTTGACGATCACGAACAAATTGTATTTTGCAATGACAAAGATACAGGTTTAAAAGCAATTATTGGTATTCATAATTCGGTTATGGGACCAGCTTTGGGAGGAACCAGAATGTGGAATTATAACACAGAATGGGAAGCTTTAAATGATGTTTTACGTCTTTCGAGAGGTATGACGTTTAAATCTGCCATTACTGGACTTAATATTGGTGGAGGTAAAGCAGTAATTATTGGTGATGCTAAAACACAAAAAACTCCTGAGTTAATGCGTAAGTTTGGTGAATTCGTTCACTCTTTAAGCGGAAGATATATCACTGCAGAAGATGTCGGAATGGAAACTAAAGACATGGACACTGTAAGAGATGTAACGCCTTATGTTACGGGTATTTCTGAAGAAAGAGGTGGTTCTGGAAATCCTTCGCCTGTAACTGCTTACGGAGTTTATCTTGGTATGAAAGCGGTTGCTAAAAGTCAGTTTGGAACTGATGTTTTGGATGGTAAAAAAGTTTTGGTACAAGGAATTGGACACGTCGGTGAAACTTTGGTTGATTATTTGACTAAAGAAGGAGCACAGGTGACTATTACTGATATTAATGAAGAAAAATTATATCAAGTAGCTTCAAAATATAATGCCGCAATTTATACTGGTGAAGATTTGTATACTGCAGATGTTGATATCTATGCGCCATGTGCGATGGGAGCAACAATTAATGATAATACAGTAGATAAAATTAAAGCTAAAGTTATTGCAGGTGCTGCAAATAATCAATTAGCAGATGAGAATGTTCATGGTGCGAGATTACAAGAAAGAGGAATTTTATATGCTCCAGATTTCTTAATCAACGCTGGTGGAATTATCAATGTTTATGCTGAATTAGCTAACTATGGTAAAGCTGAAATCATGACTAAAACAGAAAATATCTACAATACAACTTTAGAAATTATAGATTTCGTCGCTAAAAATAATATTACAACTCATAAAGCGGCGCTTACAATTGCTCAAAATCGTATCGATCAAAGAAGAATCGAGAACGCTTCTAAGTAA
- a CDS encoding DUF6515 family protein encodes MKNISKTVKRPSLLAFVIGTLFFISIDSLAQRHGGGVRGGGAARGGGGATHTRQARPATQSRPNVTRPSTTRPAATTRPSTTRPGANKSGTQITRPSNNSNRNNTANRNNTVNRNNTVNKNNVGNRNTNISGNTVNRNRNNINVNNNIYVQNNRNTVVRPGPRPYVRPPYAYGGYRYNCYHPYYPRPYVPFYWGPVWHPWGFFVATLAVTAIVVSVESTQYHYDQGVWYTSSNGGYTAVPAPVGGTVNNIPSGAETVNTGTVNNYYYGGTYYEKDGGKYTVVAPTAGTIVENLPEGGEEVTIGDAKYVKFGETYYQPVQIDGKNKYEVVQVEKE; translated from the coding sequence ATGAAAAACATATCCAAAACAGTAAAAAGACCATCTCTTTTAGCTTTCGTAATCGGAACCCTTTTCTTTATTTCAATTGATAGTTTAGCGCAACGTCATGGAGGCGGAGTTCGCGGAGGAGGAGCAGCACGCGGAGGCGGTGGAGCAACTCATACTAGACAAGCAAGACCTGCAACTCAATCTAGACCAAATGTAACAAGGCCAAGTACAACTAGACCTGCAGCGACGACTAGACCTTCAACAACTAGACCTGGAGCCAACAAATCTGGGACTCAAATTACAAGGCCGTCAAATAATTCCAATAGAAATAATACTGCTAACAGAAATAACACAGTAAATAGAAATAATACTGTAAACAAAAACAATGTTGGCAACAGAAACACTAACATAAGTGGCAATACTGTTAACAGAAACAGAAATAATATCAATGTTAATAATAACATTTATGTACAGAACAATCGTAACACTGTAGTAAGACCTGGGCCTCGCCCATACGTGCGCCCACCGTATGCTTATGGGGGCTACAGATACAATTGTTATCATCCGTATTATCCGCGTCCTTATGTACCTTTTTACTGGGGACCAGTTTGGCATCCTTGGGGATTTTTTGTAGCCACTTTAGCTGTTACGGCAATTGTTGTTAGTGTAGAAAGCACACAGTATCATTACGATCAGGGAGTTTGGTATACCTCATCCAACGGTGGCTATACGGCAGTTCCCGCACCAGTCGGCGGCACTGTAAACAATATTCCAAGCGGAGCTGAAACCGTAAATACTGGAACCGTAAATAATTACTATTATGGCGGAACATATTATGAAAAAGATGGAGGAAAATACACTGTCGTTGCTCCTACTGCCGGAACAATAGTAGAAAATCTGCCTGAAGGCGGAGAAGAAGTGACAATAGGCGACGCTAAATATGTAAAATTTGGTGAAACTTATTATCAGCCCGTGCAAATTGATGGAAAAAATAAATATGAGGTAGTTCAGGTTGAAAAAGAATAA
- a CDS encoding YdeI/OmpD-associated family protein — protein sequence MEPNSDKKHVWDKVNQWEEELLFLKSIIDKTELVETIKWGGPIYVYNKKNVIGIGGFKNYFAIWFLNGVFLKDEKKRLINAQEDKTKSMRQWRFTSKEEVDEKEVLEYIYEAIENEKQGKVIKPSKKEAIVSELLEKEMTQNPALKEAFEKFSPYKQYEFLEYIETAKQEKTKISRIEKVIPMILANVGLNDKYR from the coding sequence GTGGAACCGAATTCTGACAAAAAACACGTTTGGGACAAAGTCAATCAATGGGAAGAAGAACTCCTTTTTCTTAAATCAATTATTGACAAAACAGAACTGGTCGAAACCATAAAATGGGGAGGACCTATTTATGTTTACAACAAAAAAAATGTTATCGGAATTGGAGGCTTCAAAAATTATTTTGCCATTTGGTTTTTAAATGGTGTTTTCTTGAAAGATGAAAAAAAGAGACTAATTAACGCTCAAGAAGACAAAACAAAATCGATGCGTCAATGGCGTTTTACTTCTAAAGAGGAAGTAGACGAAAAGGAAGTTTTAGAATACATATACGAAGCGATTGAAAACGAAAAGCAAGGAAAAGTTATTAAACCTTCTAAAAAAGAAGCTATTGTATCTGAACTTTTAGAAAAAGAAATGACTCAAAATCCAGCTTTAAAAGAAGCTTTTGAAAAGTTTTCTCCTTACAAACAATATGAGTTTTTAGAATATATTGAAACAGCTAAACAGGAAAAAACTAAGATCTCTAGAATCGAAAAAGTGATTCCGATGATTTTGGCAAATGTTGGACTGAATGATAAATACAGGTAA